In Cryomorphaceae bacterium 1068, one genomic interval encodes:
- a CDS encoding type IX secretion system membrane protein PorP/SprF gives MMKGHLQTYGAMLLMLIGVEMSAQDMQFSQPYSNPLYLNPAFAGSIQATRVVMNYRKQWPGIENEYNALAAGVDMYIDDINAGVGVSVMKDVAGANNLSNTVASVYYSQQIAISRKSNLAVGVKGSFGQRAFGDGNFLFADQIIRESATSLSQPNLNLSRAYADFAAGILYFNTKSWLGVSLHRINEPNQSLLGGSDIIPRKLSIHGGSIIPIESFEESLGQKKLRVAFNYKQQGEWNQLDLGAYFTISHVNFGMWYRGLPMKPYKPGYQNNESLIFLVGYEAPKRFTFGYSYDISINRLFGYSGGAHEISMILEVHNRKKKKKRRIVPCARF, from the coding sequence ATGATGAAGGGGCATTTGCAGACATATGGAGCAATGCTGCTGATGCTGATTGGCGTGGAGATGTCCGCACAGGATATGCAGTTTTCACAGCCATACAGCAATCCCCTCTACCTCAATCCCGCTTTCGCGGGAAGCATTCAAGCTACCCGAGTAGTAATGAACTACCGTAAGCAATGGCCGGGCATTGAAAACGAATACAATGCCTTAGCGGCGGGAGTCGATATGTACATCGACGACATCAACGCGGGGGTGGGAGTCTCGGTGATGAAAGATGTGGCGGGGGCCAATAATTTGAGCAATACGGTGGCTTCCGTTTACTACTCCCAGCAAATAGCCATTAGCCGAAAGTCGAATCTCGCAGTGGGAGTGAAGGGTAGTTTTGGCCAAAGAGCTTTTGGTGATGGCAATTTTCTTTTTGCCGATCAAATCATCCGAGAGTCGGCTACCAGCCTCTCACAACCCAATTTGAATTTGAGCCGAGCCTATGCCGATTTTGCCGCGGGTATTTTGTACTTCAATACCAAATCGTGGTTGGGCGTTTCTTTGCACCGCATTAATGAGCCCAACCAATCTTTGCTGGGAGGTTCGGATATTATTCCTCGAAAACTGTCGATTCACGGTGGGTCGATCATCCCGATTGAAAGCTTTGAAGAGAGCCTGGGGCAGAAAAAGCTACGGGTAGCCTTCAACTATAAGCAGCAAGGCGAATGGAACCAACTGGACCTGGGCGCATACTTCACGATCTCCCACGTCAATTTCGGAATGTGGTACCGAGGCTTACCCATGAAACCCTATAAACCGGGATACCAAAACAACGAGTCGCTTATCTTCTTGGTGGGCTACGAAGCACCCAAGCGATTCACGTTTGGGTATAGCTACGATATCAGCATCAACAGGCTCTTCGGTTATAGCGGCGGAGCACATGAGATCTCTATGATCTTGGAAGTTCACAACCGCAAGAAGAAGAAAAAGAGACGCATCGTTCCTTGTGCTCGGTTTTAG
- a CDS encoding gliding motility-associated C-terminal domain-containing protein — MFKLFTGFINALVLFMFALCFPVSLFSQIDLSVTSTDNTQCDGEGCGYFGPSILINELMLSPSDNDGSMWGGNGTQAGEWIELYNPDICSPIDISCYYLGNNANDPDPYSGGYVIPAGTVVPAAGFALIRGINADPVPANLLVENGGNVVELVVTGAGVCVGGGNRLWFPNAGGWFAFYDADGVPQDAVSWASQANTDEYPCVPTSPGCTYSGTLANYDEFPADRKNYILNVSAATFQGQSLRRIPDGGAWDEEGPPTYGTCNANCPDPAFIICNGTATANPTGGVAPYTFQWDDPDEQTTPTAENLCAGTYCVTVTDSNGDVEVQCVLVEDYAYESTVEDGFCAGGSYTLPDNTVVNTPGTFTSTFQTVNTCDSTITIILEEYPTYSFNLTEEICSGQTYTLPDGTEVSTDGIYPVALQTINGCDSLFTIDLTVLPPIDVPLDVEICRGESYQLPDGSTVIEEGVYPVLTSGNGIACDTLYTVDLQFYPDIAIDILEQTDITCFGAEDGVITLDVSGGTAPYTYAWSDQIDHGQAASDLAEGFYTVELTDLNGCTADTILEIAEPDPLILTASADTTICFGTSTDLTAIATGGTGAIIYNWSASNLQTGSISVSPDTATVYTVAAQDENGCLSQEATIVVEVINMFPENLVITPDTSICPGETVDIFAEYSGAYPPNTYQWSAPELTGQGPTTVTVDSSVVYELTVLDVCGNAVTDSVAITVFDLPTADLPDVLINGCSPLDVVLVDTLNTLPGLTYQWTLSNGDTYLGNPAEFTLTDPNLYEVFLEISTQEGCKVQSTNAIPIEVFALPTAFFSASTWSTSIETPDITFVNESEGYVLDSWNINGETFENQDEFVYTFPAPGNYPVDLLVENEFGCRDSITRMVEIKIDYDITIPTAFTPGDNGNNPYYDPQGTDNTVFYPFADYVDEYRMSIFNRWGELIFESTEIERGWNGTYRERICPMDVYVYRIDFVFADGTETTKVGDITLIR, encoded by the coding sequence CTCTACAATCCCGACATCTGCAGCCCCATCGATATTTCATGCTATTATTTGGGCAACAATGCCAACGACCCCGATCCCTATTCGGGTGGTTACGTCATTCCTGCCGGAACGGTAGTGCCCGCCGCAGGTTTTGCGCTGATCAGAGGAATCAATGCCGATCCCGTTCCCGCCAATCTATTGGTTGAAAATGGAGGTAACGTTGTCGAACTGGTCGTAACGGGTGCCGGAGTATGTGTGGGTGGGGGAAATCGATTGTGGTTCCCCAATGCGGGTGGATGGTTTGCGTTTTACGATGCCGACGGTGTTCCGCAAGATGCCGTATCCTGGGCTAGCCAAGCCAATACTGATGAGTATCCCTGCGTACCAACCAGCCCGGGTTGTACCTACAGTGGAACCCTAGCCAACTACGATGAATTTCCCGCCGACCGAAAGAATTACATTCTCAATGTTTCGGCGGCTACTTTTCAAGGACAGAGTTTGAGAAGAATCCCCGACGGCGGAGCATGGGATGAAGAAGGACCACCAACTTACGGAACCTGCAATGCCAACTGTCCCGATCCTGCTTTTATTATTTGTAACGGAACCGCTACAGCCAATCCTACGGGTGGTGTAGCGCCTTATACCTTTCAATGGGATGACCCCGACGAACAAACAACTCCCACTGCTGAGAATCTTTGCGCGGGTACCTATTGTGTTACCGTAACCGATTCCAATGGCGATGTGGAAGTACAGTGCGTGCTGGTGGAAGATTACGCTTATGAGTCTACCGTTGAGGATGGTTTCTGTGCGGGCGGGTCATACACCCTTCCGGACAATACCGTGGTCAACACCCCCGGAACGTTCACATCTACCTTTCAGACGGTCAATACGTGCGACAGCACCATAACCATAATCCTGGAGGAGTATCCAACTTATAGTTTCAATCTTACGGAAGAAATCTGTTCAGGACAAACCTATACTCTTCCCGACGGAACGGAAGTTTCGACTGATGGAATCTATCCCGTTGCCCTCCAAACGATCAATGGATGTGACAGCCTTTTCACGATTGACCTTACGGTACTTCCTCCGATTGATGTTCCCTTGGATGTGGAAATTTGTCGAGGAGAATCCTATCAACTTCCCGATGGAAGTACGGTGATCGAAGAAGGGGTCTATCCCGTTTTGACGTCAGGCAACGGCATTGCCTGCGATACGCTATACACGGTAGATCTTCAATTCTACCCCGACATCGCGATAGACATTCTTGAACAAACCGATATTACCTGCTTCGGTGCCGAAGACGGGGTGATCACCTTGGATGTATCCGGTGGCACAGCGCCATACACCTATGCGTGGTCGGATCAAATAGATCATGGTCAAGCCGCTTCTGATCTGGCAGAAGGGTTCTACACGGTAGAACTAACCGATTTAAACGGCTGCACCGCAGATACCATTCTGGAGATTGCAGAACCCGATCCGCTGATACTTACCGCTTCTGCGGATACCACAATTTGCTTTGGAACTTCGACCGATCTCACGGCTATAGCCACCGGTGGAACCGGAGCCATTATATACAACTGGAGTGCATCTAACTTGCAAACAGGAAGTATATCTGTTTCGCCTGATACAGCCACGGTCTATACGGTGGCAGCCCAAGACGAGAATGGCTGCCTTTCTCAAGAGGCCACCATCGTGGTGGAGGTGATCAATATGTTTCCCGAGAACTTGGTCATCACTCCCGACACATCCATTTGCCCTGGAGAGACCGTTGACATTTTCGCCGAGTATTCGGGAGCATACCCACCAAACACTTACCAATGGAGCGCACCTGAATTGACGGGTCAAGGACCTACGACGGTCACGGTTGATTCATCCGTTGTATATGAACTTACGGTCCTCGATGTTTGCGGAAACGCCGTAACGGATTCAGTTGCCATTACCGTTTTTGATCTACCCACAGCCGATTTGCCCGATGTGCTGATCAATGGCTGTTCACCGCTGGATGTGGTATTGGTAGATACTTTGAATACACTACCCGGACTCACGTACCAATGGACTTTGTCAAACGGTGATACCTATTTGGGTAATCCCGCTGAATTTACGCTGACCGATCCAAACCTCTACGAAGTATTTTTGGAAATAAGCACCCAAGAGGGTTGCAAGGTGCAGAGCACCAATGCAATCCCTATTGAAGTCTTTGCTCTTCCCACGGCCTTTTTCTCTGCATCGACTTGGAGCACGAGCATTGAGACTCCCGACATCACTTTTGTGAACGAGAGTGAAGGCTACGTGCTGGATAGTTGGAATATCAACGGTGAGACTTTTGAAAACCAAGACGAATTTGTCTACACCTTTCCTGCTCCTGGAAACTATCCCGTGGACTTGCTGGTCGAGAATGAATTTGGTTGCCGTGACAGCATCACCAGAATGGTTGAGATCAAGATCGACTACGACATTACCATACCCACCGCATTTACACCGGGCGATAATGGCAATAATCCATACTACGATCCGCAAGGAACGGACAATACCGTTTTTTACCCTTTCGCCGATTACGTGGACGAATACCGCATGAGTATTTTCAATCGCTGGGGAGAGTTGATCTTTGAAAGCACGGAAATTGAAAGAGGCTGGAACGGTACCTATCGCGAGCGCATCTGTCCCATGGACGTATACGTCTACCGCATAGACTTTGTCTTTGCCGACGGCACGGAAACGACCAAAGTAGGAGACATAACCTTGATTAGATGA